A single genomic interval of Prunus dulcis chromosome 5, ALMONDv2, whole genome shotgun sequence harbors:
- the LOC117628305 gene encoding RING-H2 finger protein ATL8, translating into MTRPLRLLGGAFNPPSLFSEPDDEPSANMGSDSALILLALFCALVCVLGLLVVARCVWLRRLATAATPPPPPPLPTPPPNKGLKKKILRSLPKLTYTADCTSKFTECAICLTEFAAGDEIRELPQCGHRFHVACIDVWLRSHSSCPSCRQIPEVSNKCHKCGGFPSLT; encoded by the coding sequence ATGACTCGTCCTCTGCGACTGTTAGGCGGCGCCTTTAACCCTCCCTCACTGTTTTCCGAACCCGACGATGAACCGTCAGCCAACATGGGCTCCGACTCCGCTTTGATCCTCCTCGCTCTCTTCTGCGCTCTCGTCTGCGTCCTCGGCCTCCTCGTCGTGGCTCGCTGCGTCTGGCTCCGCCGCCTCGCAACCGCTGCcacacctcctcctcctcctccgctGCCGACTCCTCCACCGAACAAGgggttgaagaagaaaatcctACGCTCACTCCCGAAGCTCACTTACACGGCGGACTGCACTTCCAAGTTCACCGAGTGCGCCATCTGCCTCACCGAGTTCGCCGCCGGAGACGAGATCCGGGAGCTGCCTCAGTGCGGCCACCGCTTCCACGTGGCGTGCATCGACGTGTGGCTGCGATCGCACTCGTCCTGCCCCTCGTGCCGTCAGATTCCGGAGGTTTCTAATAAGTGCCACAAGTGTGGCGGCTTCCCTTCTCTTACttaa